A region from the Manihot esculenta cultivar AM560-2 chromosome 13, M.esculenta_v8, whole genome shotgun sequence genome encodes:
- the LOC110630461 gene encoding heavy metal-associated isoprenylated plant protein 23, with translation MDCDGCELKVKNALSSLSGVKKVEINRKQQKVSVTGYVGSNKVLKKAKSTGKKAEIWPYVPYNLVAQPYIAKAYDKKAPPGYVRNVETTADIGTVTRYEDPYISMFSDDNPNACSIM, from the exons ATGGACTGTGATGGCTGTGAGCTCAAGGTCAAGAATGCCCTTTCTTCACTAAGTG GAGTTAAGAAGGTAGAGATAAACAGGAAACAGCAGAAGGTGAGTGTAACAGGGTATGTTGGTTCAAACAAGGTGTTGAAGAAGGCTAAATCAACAGGAAAAAAAGCTGAGATTTGGCCTTATGTTCCTTACAATTTAGTGGCTCAGCCTTACATTGCTAAGGCTTATGACAAGAAGGCACCTCCTGGTTATGTCAGAAATGTAGAAACCACAGCAGACATTGGGACTGTCACCAGATATGAAGACCCTTATATCTCCATGTTTAGTGATGACAATCCAAATGCTTGCTCTATCATGTAA